One segment of Sphingobacteriales bacterium DNA contains the following:
- a CDS encoding outer membrane protein transport protein codes for MKMKHRISIWASIALWASAGLQAQSFIDAATLAQTTASGGTARSNGLAGATAALSSDFSVVSNNPAGIAGYRKSELTFTPSLYFSDNETVLLNQVNNDGKVNFNIGNFGIVLSDRRTGKNWTTANFALGFNRLANFHDQFYISGYNEENSLTDYYAEQAAGISETDLESLANFDVNGAYQTFLINPIAAGATEYAGAAQNGNVLQKELVRTKGSVSELNIGLGGLYKDRLSLGASLNVPIINYKIQKDYSEQDSENKHSNFDNLNLDESVKTNGAGINLKVGANYYLADFVRVGVAVHSPTFYSVDEEYTTSLQAAAANENGEIASRSYDAPFGTYSYDIRTPARLVGGVALFYKDKGFLSADYEYINYAKTKYSSSSDFSLDASYFSDLNSSIKSNLQAASNIRIGGELALDNLRLRAGYALYGSPFKAEGSTSERSIYSAGFGFRGDNVFLI; via the coding sequence ATGAAAATGAAACATCGCATCAGTATTTGGGCAAGTATTGCTCTATGGGCAAGTGCAGGCTTGCAGGCTCAATCGTTTATAGATGCCGCTACTTTGGCACAAACTACAGCTTCGGGCGGTACGGCACGCAGCAATGGTTTGGCGGGAGCAACAGCGGCATTGAGTTCCGATTTTTCGGTCGTCTCCAACAATCCCGCCGGCATTGCGGGTTATCGTAAGTCGGAGCTTACTTTTACGCCATCTTTGTATTTTTCCGACAACGAAACCGTACTCCTCAATCAAGTAAACAATGACGGTAAAGTAAATTTTAATATCGGCAATTTCGGCATTGTATTATCCGACCGCCGCACGGGAAAAAACTGGACAACCGCCAATTTCGCTTTAGGGTTCAATCGTTTAGCCAATTTTCACGACCAATTTTATATTTCGGGCTACAACGAAGAAAACTCCCTCACCGACTACTACGCCGAGCAAGCTGCCGGTATCAGCGAAACCGATTTGGAGTCGCTGGCAAATTTTGACGTAAATGGTGCTTATCAAACCTTCCTCATCAATCCCATTGCTGCCGGTGCTACCGAATATGCGGGGGCGGCACAAAACGGCAACGTACTGCAAAAAGAGTTGGTGCGCACCAAAGGCAGCGTGAGCGAACTCAATATCGGTTTGGGCGGTTTGTACAAAGATCGTTTGAGTTTGGGAGCTTCGCTGAATGTTCCCATCATCAACTACAAAATACAGAAAGATTATTCAGAACAGGACAGCGAAAACAAACACAGTAATTTTGATAACCTGAACCTCGACGAAAGTGTAAAAACCAATGGTGCGGGTATCAATTTAAAAGTCGGCGCGAATTATTATTTGGCTGATTTTGTACGTGTGGGCGTAGCAGTTCATTCGCCTACTTTTTATTCCGTTGATGAAGAATACACCACTTCGTTGCAAGCCGCCGCCGCCAACGAAAACGGCGAAATAGCATCGCGCAGTTACGATGCACCCTTCGGCACCTACAGCTACGACATTCGCACTCCGGCGCGTTTGGTGGGCGGCGTGGCACTTTTTTACAAAGACAAAGGATTTTTGAGTGCCGATTACGAATATATCAACTACGCCAAAACCAAATACAGTTCTTCGTCTGATTTTTCTTTAGATGCTTCTTATTTTTCCGACCTAAACAGCAGTATCAAAAGCAATTTGCAGGCAGCTTCCAACATTCGTATCGGCGGCGAGTTGGCTTTGGATAATTTGCGTTTGCGTGCCGGATACGCCCTATATGGCAGCCCTTTTAAAGCGGAAGGCTCGACTTCGGAGCGCAGCATTTACAGTGCGGGCTTCGGTTTTCGCGGCGACAACGTGTTTTTGATTTAG
- a CDS encoding leucine-rich repeat domain-containing protein yields MKSHLFSLRHGTWGFYSSYIILCIGLLLRAIPAAAQLCTVTNTADSLELIKLYNATDGDNWVNHQNWNTSAPLGTWYGVMVDLPEGECRVVALNLGNNNLNGYIPELNLPYLKILNLQNNDLSGALPTCTAMQNLEYLSLQNNELSGTIPAFEGLTQLKNCQLYNNQLSGDVPDFQDLAALKILYLHENNLNDSIPDFSALPNLEQLNLSYNNLEGSVPDFSTLPNLEQLDLSHNYLQDTIPDFSALPNLEQLRLMDNFLSGDIPDFSGMPQMRIFRVAGNLLSGDIPDFFGMPLLEELDLCHNNLSGTIPDFSNLSKVNLCLFNDNSLSGSVPNFSNMPLLYALHVHNNQLSGIFPSFTATPLLKALQVCPNDFSAPLPSFAACPLLNIYEVDMSCFAPCEKVIESDSLALVDLYNSTNGTAWFNADKWLTAAAIIEWPGITLTSDQCFVKEINLAYNHLSGTLPELNLPKLERFLIDHNEVSGSLPLFENSLYLNEIRLDGNQFSGNIPDYTHLTYLYYLRLNNNQLSGTIPMFSDMPYLTALHLQENQLSGLIPDFDNLPQLYELLVCPGNQLEAPLPPLSGCPNLEIFDHSCINSSRISGTVYFDENKNCIYDAGEMPLSYAMLTFNEGASYTLTDAAGYYELGADTGTVQVRLLPFNAHWTATCNNPFVVDIENYDQNIDNVNFGMQAVDTCAYPVIDISTPLLRNCVPATYQVQYINQGTEAMGNTQIIVSFSSQIEVLSASVPYVQGGSAQESIVPVPAYNVYTFYVPTLQVGESTVFDINTLVQCNSQLTGATACATAEVICENVCPLQGSSDWDGSDLRITGDCADSTFTLKINNIGEAAMEDTTTIAIYEDDILATGILVVNPLDSGGEWEWNDTISAGKTLRAVLLQRPGHPFEYDNPQIVLENCIVANAAVLPSLGYVLTQSEEDTRPFVETECYELVDSFDPNDKSAAPKGIGEHYDILPNDDLRYHIRFQNTGTAPALKVVIRDTLDIAHLDISTLQRGAASHAYTLQIEDNNILVFTFDNINLPPLSENEAASQGYVNFRIAQQSSNMWGNVINNEAAIYFDYNEPVITNNLYHTLADRVKAPKDVIGFEAINAPDLFQISPNPASDFITLNSSETIESVEIYDTAGRLRLAQKGIGNQIDVRHLASGSYFVKAQIQGKNYIHHFTKH; encoded by the coding sequence ATGAAGTCACACTTATTCTCACTGCGTCATGGCACTTGGGGCTTTTATTCATCATATATTATCCTTTGTATAGGGCTGTTGTTGCGTGCCATACCTGCGGCGGCACAGCTTTGTACCGTTACAAATACGGCGGATTCTTTGGAGTTGATAAAATTGTACAACGCCACCGATGGCGATAATTGGGTCAATCATCAAAACTGGAACACCTCCGCACCTTTGGGTACTTGGTATGGTGTGATGGTGGACTTGCCGGAGGGCGAGTGCCGTGTGGTGGCTTTGAATTTGGGCAATAATAATTTGAACGGTTATATACCTGAACTCAATTTGCCTTATTTAAAAATATTGAACCTGCAAAATAACGACCTAAGCGGTGCTTTGCCCACTTGTACCGCTATGCAAAATCTGGAATATTTGAGTTTGCAAAATAATGAACTGAGTGGTACTATACCTGCTTTTGAAGGACTGACGCAACTAAAAAATTGCCAGCTTTATAATAATCAATTAAGCGGTGACGTGCCGGATTTTCAGGATTTGGCGGCACTGAAAATATTATATCTTCACGAAAATAATCTAAATGATAGTATTCCCGATTTTTCGGCTTTGCCCAATTTGGAGCAATTGAATCTGAGCTACAACAATTTGGAAGGTTCTGTTCCTGATTTTTCGACTTTGCCCAATCTGGAACAACTCGATCTTTCACACAATTATCTGCAAGATACCATTCCTGATTTTTCGGCTTTGCCCAATTTGGAGCAACTCCGCCTGATGGATAACTTTTTGAGTGGCGACATTCCCGACTTTTCCGGTATGCCGCAAATGCGTATTTTTCGTGTTGCCGGTAATTTATTGAGTGGCGACATTCCCGACTTTTTCGGTATGCCCCTGCTTGAAGAGCTGGATTTGTGCCATAATAATTTAAGCGGCACTATTCCCGATTTTTCAAATTTGTCAAAAGTTAATTTGTGCTTATTCAATGACAATAGTTTAAGCGGCAGTGTACCGAACTTCAGCAATATGCCCTTGCTCTATGCGCTGCATGTACACAATAACCAACTTTCGGGCATTTTTCCTTCCTTCACTGCCACGCCTTTGCTGAAAGCATTGCAAGTGTGCCCCAATGATTTTTCAGCCCCTTTGCCGTCTTTTGCTGCCTGTCCGCTTTTGAACATATACGAAGTGGACATGTCGTGTTTTGCGCCCTGCGAAAAAGTGATAGAAAGCGACTCGCTGGCATTGGTGGATTTGTACAACAGCACCAACGGCACTGCGTGGTTCAATGCCGACAAATGGCTCACAGCAGCGGCGATAATTGAGTGGCCCGGTATTACGCTCACCTCAGACCAATGTTTTGTAAAAGAAATTAACTTGGCTTATAATCATTTGAGCGGCACTTTGCCCGAATTGAATTTGCCTAAATTGGAGCGTTTTCTGATTGACCACAACGAAGTAAGCGGCTCTTTACCGCTTTTTGAAAACAGCCTTTATTTAAACGAAATCCGCTTAGACGGCAACCAGTTCAGTGGCAATATTCCCGATTATACGCATTTGACATATCTGTATTATTTGCGTTTGAACAATAATCAGTTGAGCGGCACGATACCGATGTTTTCGGATATGCCCTATTTAACGGCATTGCATTTGCAGGAAAACCAACTTAGCGGTTTGATACCCGATTTTGATAATCTGCCGCAGTTGTACGAATTATTGGTGTGTCCGGGCAATCAGTTAGAAGCCCCCCTTCCGCCTTTGAGCGGCTGTCCGAATTTGGAGATTTTTGACCATAGCTGTATCAACAGCAGCCGCATCAGCGGAACAGTATATTTTGACGAAAACAAAAACTGTATTTATGATGCCGGAGAAATGCCGCTTTCGTATGCGATGCTCACTTTCAACGAAGGGGCTTCTTATACGCTCACCGATGCCGCCGGCTACTACGAATTAGGAGCAGATACGGGTACGGTGCAAGTGCGTTTGTTGCCTTTCAATGCCCACTGGACTGCCACTTGCAACAATCCTTTTGTAGTAGATATAGAAAATTACGACCAAAATATAGATAATGTCAATTTTGGTATGCAGGCAGTAGATACCTGCGCTTATCCGGTGATTGATATATCAACACCGCTATTGCGAAACTGTGTGCCTGCCACTTATCAAGTACAATACATCAATCAGGGTACGGAAGCGATGGGCAACACACAAATCATAGTATCTTTTTCTTCTCAGATAGAAGTATTGTCGGCGAGTGTGCCTTATGTTCAGGGCGGCTCTGCACAGGAATCTATTGTTCCGGTGCCTGCTTATAATGTTTATACTTTTTATGTGCCGACATTGCAGGTGGGCGAAAGCACCGTTTTTGATATTAATACCTTAGTTCAGTGCAATTCGCAACTCACGGGTGCTACCGCTTGTGCAACCGCCGAAGTTATATGCGAAAATGTATGTCCCTTGCAGGGAAGCTCCGACTGGGACGGCTCCGATTTGCGCATTACAGGCGACTGTGCAGATAGTACTTTTACACTAAAAATCAACAATATAGGAGAAGCAGCGATGGAAGATACCACCACTATCGCCATTTATGAAGACGATATTTTGGCAACGGGGATTCTGGTGGTAAATCCTTTGGATAGCGGCGGCGAATGGGAATGGAATGATACCATTTCGGCAGGAAAAACGCTGCGGGCGGTGCTGCTCCAACGCCCCGGACACCCTTTTGAATACGACAACCCGCAGATTGTTCTTGAAAATTGCATAGTTGCTAACGCTGCTGTTTTGCCTTCGCTGGGATATGTACTCACACAATCGGAAGAAGATACGCGCCCTTTTGTAGAAACCGAATGTTACGAATTGGTGGATTCTTTTGACCCCAACGATAAAAGTGCCGCACCCAAAGGTATTGGTGAACATTACGATATACTGCCCAACGATGATTTGAGGTATCATATTCGTTTTCAGAATACCGGCACTGCCCCCGCTTTGAAGGTAGTGATACGAGATACTTTGGATATTGCGCATTTGGACATCAGTACTTTACAGCGCGGGGCGGCGAGTCACGCTTATACTTTGCAAATAGAAGACAACAATATATTGGTATTTACTTTTGATAATATCAATTTGCCGCCTCTCAGCGAAAACGAAGCAGCGAGTCAGGGATATGTGAATTTTAGGATTGCTCAGCAAAGCAGCAATATGTGGGGCAATGTGATAAACAACGAAGCTGCTATTTATTTTGATTACAACGAACCGGTCATCACCAACAACCTATACCATACCTTAGCCGACCGAGTAAAAGCTCCTAAAGATGTTATCGGTTTTGAAGCCATCAACGCCCCTGATTTATTCCAAATTTCGCCCAATCCCGCCAGCGATTTCATCACGCTCAACAGCAGTGAAACAATAGAAAGCGTAGAAATTTACGATACGGCGGGTCGCTTACGTTTAGCACAAAAAGGCATTGGTAATCAGATAGATGTGCGGCACTTGGCGAGTGGAAGTTATTTTGTAAAAGCACAAATTCAAGGAAAAAACTATATCCATCACTTCACAAAACACTAA